A single genomic interval of Rhinatrema bivittatum chromosome 12, aRhiBiv1.1, whole genome shotgun sequence harbors:
- the RNF113A gene encoding E3 ubiquitin-protein ligase RNF113A isoform X1 — translation MAEEKPVCTFLFKKSGKKFSGRKRKAREGGESGSSSEDEANAVVRKERKRAAPNPMIQQTKRYAKEKTAYSDSDSTGDERTPKGIAVSYKSTRSAKPVGPDDMGATAVYELDTEKDKDAQAIFERSQKVQEELRGKDDDKIYRGIHNYQKYVKPKDTSMGNASSGMVRKGPIRAPEHLRSTVRWDYQPDICKDYKETGFCGFGDSCKFLHDRSDYKHGWQIERELDEGRYGANDDENYEVSSGDEDLPFKCFICRDSFKDPVITKCKHYFCERCALQHYRKSQRCYVCDQQTNGVFNPAKDLIVRLEKHKAQQPDHSDHEKENE, via the exons ATGGCGGAGGAGAAACCGGTTTGTACGTTCCTTTTCAAGAAGAGTGGGAAGAAATTTTCGGGCCGGAAGCGGAAGGCTCGAGAGGGAGGCGAGAGCG GAAGCAGCAGCGAGGATGAGGCTAACGCGGTGGTCCGTAAAGAGCGGAAACGAGCGGCCCCTAATCCGATGATACAGCAG ACCAAGAGATATGCAAAAGAGAAGACTGCATACAGTGACAGCGACAGTACCGGTGATGAGAGGACTCCTAAAGGTATCGCTGTATCCTACAAATCAACTAGATCTGCG aAACCAGTTGGCCCCGACGACATGGGTGCAACAGCAGTGTATGAACTAGACACAGAGAAAGACAAAGATGCTCAGGCCATTTTTGAACGGAGCCAAAAGGTCCAGGAG GAATTGCGAGGGAAAGATGATGATAAAATTTATCGAGGAATCCATAACTATCAAAAGTATGTCAAGCCAAAGGATACATCCATGGGGAATGCCTCTTCTGGGATGGTCAG GAAGGGACCAATCCGAGCCCCTGAACACCTGCGGTCCACAGTGAGATGGGACTACCAGCCGGACATCTGCAAGGATTACAAGGAAACAGGATTCTGTGGCTTTGGAG ACAGCTGTAAATTCCTGCATGACAGATCAGACTACAAGCATGGCTGGCAGATCGAACGAGAGCTGGATGAAGGCCGCTATGGAGCTAACG ATGATGAGAATTATGAGGTGAGCAGCGGTGACGAGGACCTGCCATTCAAGTGTTTCATCTGCAGAGACTCCTTCAAAGACCCTGTAATTACTAA GTGTAAACATTACTTCTGTGAGAGATGTGCACTGCAACATTACCGCAAATCTCAGCGCTGCTATGTGTGTGACCAGCAAACCAATGGCGTTTTCAACCCTGCGAAAG ATCTGATTGTAAGACTGGAGAAGCACAAAGCACAGCAGCCTGATCATTCTGACCATGAAAAGGAAAATGAATAG
- the RNF113A gene encoding E3 ubiquitin-protein ligase RNF113A isoform X2 — MIQQTKRYAKEKTAYSDSDSTGDERTPKGIAVSYKSTRSAKPVGPDDMGATAVYELDTEKDKDAQAIFERSQKVQEELRGKDDDKIYRGIHNYQKYVKPKDTSMGNASSGMVRKGPIRAPEHLRSTVRWDYQPDICKDYKETGFCGFGDSCKFLHDRSDYKHGWQIERELDEGRYGANDDENYEVSSGDEDLPFKCFICRDSFKDPVITKCKHYFCERCALQHYRKSQRCYVCDQQTNGVFNPAKDLIVRLEKHKAQQPDHSDHEKENE; from the exons ATGATACAGCAG ACCAAGAGATATGCAAAAGAGAAGACTGCATACAGTGACAGCGACAGTACCGGTGATGAGAGGACTCCTAAAGGTATCGCTGTATCCTACAAATCAACTAGATCTGCG aAACCAGTTGGCCCCGACGACATGGGTGCAACAGCAGTGTATGAACTAGACACAGAGAAAGACAAAGATGCTCAGGCCATTTTTGAACGGAGCCAAAAGGTCCAGGAG GAATTGCGAGGGAAAGATGATGATAAAATTTATCGAGGAATCCATAACTATCAAAAGTATGTCAAGCCAAAGGATACATCCATGGGGAATGCCTCTTCTGGGATGGTCAG GAAGGGACCAATCCGAGCCCCTGAACACCTGCGGTCCACAGTGAGATGGGACTACCAGCCGGACATCTGCAAGGATTACAAGGAAACAGGATTCTGTGGCTTTGGAG ACAGCTGTAAATTCCTGCATGACAGATCAGACTACAAGCATGGCTGGCAGATCGAACGAGAGCTGGATGAAGGCCGCTATGGAGCTAACG ATGATGAGAATTATGAGGTGAGCAGCGGTGACGAGGACCTGCCATTCAAGTGTTTCATCTGCAGAGACTCCTTCAAAGACCCTGTAATTACTAA GTGTAAACATTACTTCTGTGAGAGATGTGCACTGCAACATTACCGCAAATCTCAGCGCTGCTATGTGTGTGACCAGCAAACCAATGGCGTTTTCAACCCTGCGAAAG ATCTGATTGTAAGACTGGAGAAGCACAAAGCACAGCAGCCTGATCATTCTGACCATGAAAAGGAAAATGAATAG